In Anaerobacillus isosaccharinicus, one genomic interval encodes:
- the codY gene encoding GTP-sensing pleiotropic transcriptional regulator CodY: MDLLTKTRRINEMLQKTAGQPVNFKDMAETLRDVIQANIFIVSRRGKLLGFAIKQEIENERMKKMLEDRQFPEVYTTNLFKINETSSNLDINSEFTAFPVENKDLFNTGLTTIVPINGGGNRIGTLILARLTESFDNDDLILAEYGATVVGMEILHEKTVEIEQEARSKAVVQMAIGSLSYSELEAVEHIFDELEGNEGLLVASKIADRVGITRSVIVNGLRKLESAGVIESRSLGMKGTYIKVLNNKFLLELEKLKTK, encoded by the coding sequence ATGGATTTATTAACTAAAACAAGAAGAATTAATGAAATGCTACAAAAAACAGCAGGACAGCCAGTTAACTTTAAAGATATGGCAGAAACATTACGTGATGTAATTCAAGCAAATATCTTTATTGTAAGCCGAAGAGGAAAATTATTAGGCTTTGCAATTAAGCAAGAGATCGAAAACGAAAGAATGAAAAAAATGTTAGAAGATCGTCAATTTCCAGAAGTATACACGACAAACTTATTCAAAATTAATGAAACCTCTTCCAACTTAGATATTAACAGTGAATTTACGGCATTCCCAGTTGAAAATAAAGATTTATTCAATACTGGTTTAACTACGATTGTCCCAATTAACGGTGGTGGAAATCGAATTGGAACACTTATCTTAGCTAGATTAACTGAGTCTTTTGATAATGATGATTTAATCCTTGCTGAGTACGGTGCTACTGTAGTTGGAATGGAGATTCTTCATGAAAAAACAGTAGAGATTGAGCAAGAAGCGAGAAGTAAAGCTGTTGTCCAAATGGCTATTGGATCACTTTCCTATAGTGAGTTAGAGGCAGTAGAGCACATTTTTGATGAGTTAGAAGGTAATGAAGGGTTACTAGTAGCATCTAAAATTGCTGACCGAGTAGGGATTACTCGTTCAGTTATTGTAAATGGACTTCGTAAGCTTGAAAGTGCAGGGGTTATCGAGTCCCGTTCATTAGGGATGAAAGGTACTTATATTAAAGTACTTAATAATAAGTTTCTTTTAGAATTAGAGAAACTTAAAACAAAATAA
- the hslV gene encoding ATP-dependent protease subunit HslV, with protein sequence MEHSFHATTIFAIHHEGKCAMSGDGQVTFGNAVVMKHTAKKVRKLYNGKVLAGFAGSVADAFTLFEKFEAKLDEYNGNLQRAAVELAKEWRSDKVLRRLEAMLIVANSEHIYLVSGTGEVIEPDDGVLAIGSGGNYALSAGRALKKHASHLEAREIAMAALQTAAEICVYTNNNIVLEEL encoded by the coding sequence TTGGAGCATTCATTTCACGCGACAACAATCTTTGCTATTCATCACGAAGGTAAATGTGCCATGTCAGGAGATGGGCAAGTTACATTCGGAAATGCAGTTGTAATGAAACATACAGCAAAGAAAGTACGTAAACTATACAATGGTAAAGTGTTAGCTGGATTTGCAGGCTCTGTTGCTGATGCATTCACTTTGTTTGAAAAATTTGAAGCGAAATTAGACGAATACAATGGTAATTTACAACGAGCGGCCGTTGAGTTAGCAAAAGAATGGCGGAGTGACAAAGTGCTAAGAAGACTAGAGGCGATGTTAATTGTAGCTAATTCTGAGCATATTTACCTTGTTTCAGGGACTGGCGAAGTTATTGAGCCGGACGATGGAGTGCTAGCCATTGGTTCAGGAGGCAATTATGCTCTTTCTGCGGGGCGAGCCTTAAAAAAGCATGCCTCCCATCTCGAAGCTAGAGAAATTGCAATGGCAGCCCTCCAAACAGCTGCAGAAATTTGTGTATATACGAACAATAACATTGTCTTAGAAGAACTATAA
- the flgC gene encoding flagellar basal body rod protein FlgC, with the protein MTIFHGFNTTASALTAQRLRMDVVASNMANVDTTRGRFVNGEWEPYKRKMVVMQPNENRFSTHLSKAMGRSDHPGNGVKVSRIVEDQTPFKLVYQPDHPDANAEGYVSLPNVDPLKEMVDMMSATRSYEANVTTLNATKNMLMKALEIGKG; encoded by the coding sequence ATGACGATTTTTCATGGCTTTAATACAACAGCTTCTGCTCTTACTGCACAACGTCTGCGTATGGATGTTGTAGCTTCCAATATGGCGAATGTAGATACAACAAGGGGCAGATTTGTTAACGGTGAGTGGGAGCCTTATAAGAGGAAAATGGTCGTTATGCAACCGAACGAAAATCGGTTTTCTACTCATTTGTCTAAAGCAATGGGGCGATCAGACCATCCAGGAAATGGTGTGAAGGTTAGTCGAATTGTTGAAGATCAAACGCCTTTTAAGCTCGTATATCAGCCAGATCATCCGGATGCAAATGCCGAAGGCTATGTTAGTTTACCTAATGTAGATCCTTTAAAAGAAATGGTCGATATGATGAGTGCAACTAGATCGTATGAAGCTAATGTAACGACACTTAATGCAACAAAAAATATGTTAATGAAGGCTTTAGAAATTGGTAAAGGTTAA
- the fliE gene encoding flagellar hook-basal body complex protein FliE has protein sequence MEPVSFRPNSVMNINGGTQPVKKLTSAEAQNSFKVALSDALHKVNDAQHASSRATEKLARGESIDLHQVMITAQKASISLQATIEVRNKVVEAYQEVMRMQV, from the coding sequence ATGGAACCAGTATCATTTAGACCGAATTCAGTTATGAATATTAATGGTGGAACTCAACCGGTGAAGAAGCTTACTTCAGCAGAAGCACAAAATAGCTTTAAAGTGGCTTTAAGCGATGCATTACATAAAGTTAATGATGCCCAACATGCATCTTCAAGAGCGACTGAGAAATTAGCGAGGGGTGAGAGTATTGATTTACACCAAGTGATGATCACTGCTCAAAAAGCCAGTATCTCGTTACAAGCTACAATAGAAGTGCGAAATAAGGTTGTAGAGGCGTATCAAGAAGTGATGAGAATGCAAGTTTAA
- the dprA gene encoding DNA-processing protein DprA — protein MTVRERLIALHGCRGVTWTLLKKFFEYDPTFKKIFSLGEDELKRIFSMKGEQVKKIIEDLQKTNIQIEKHRKNNIHVVTIFDEYYPSLLKQIYDPPWVLYCKGDLSLFQHENKLSVIGTRDPSKNGLLGLEKIIKPLVLSNWVIVSGLAVGIDGRAHLLAIENYGKTIAVLGSGFDYIYPYCHQKLASIISKENLLISEFPPNTKPQKWHFPMRNRIISGLTKGTLIVEAKSRSGSLITADLALQQGREVFAVPGSIMDDRTEGTHWLIQQGAKLTKCSNDVLNEM, from the coding sequence ATGACAGTTAGAGAAAGATTGATTGCCCTACACGGATGTAGAGGCGTTACTTGGACTTTATTAAAGAAGTTTTTTGAATATGATCCTACATTTAAGAAGATATTTTCGCTAGGAGAAGATGAACTTAAGCGAATTTTTTCAATGAAAGGTGAGCAAGTAAAAAAAATAATAGAAGATTTACAAAAAACGAATATACAAATAGAGAAACATCGAAAAAATAACATTCATGTCGTTACAATATTTGATGAATATTATCCATCCTTACTAAAACAAATTTACGATCCACCATGGGTACTTTATTGTAAGGGAGACTTATCCCTGTTTCAACATGAAAATAAATTAAGTGTCATTGGAACTAGAGACCCTTCTAAAAATGGACTGTTAGGCTTAGAAAAAATTATCAAACCATTAGTATTATCCAATTGGGTTATAGTTAGCGGTTTAGCCGTTGGTATAGACGGTAGGGCGCATTTACTTGCTATCGAAAATTATGGTAAGACTATTGCAGTATTAGGATCAGGATTCGACTATATTTACCCGTATTGTCACCAAAAGTTAGCCTCCATTATTTCTAAAGAAAATCTTCTTATTTCTGAATTCCCACCAAATACAAAACCTCAAAAATGGCATTTTCCGATGAGAAATCGAATTATAAGCGGTTTAACAAAAGGTACACTCATTGTTGAAGCAAAATCTAGGAGTGGATCATTGATTACCGCAGACCTTGCCTTACAACAAGGTAGAGAAGTTTTTGCTGTCCCTGGCTCTATTATGGATGATCGAACAGAAGGAACCCATTGGTTAATTCAACAAGGAGCTAAGTTGACAAAATGTAGTAATGATGTTTTAAATGAAATGTAA
- the hslU gene encoding HslU--HslV peptidase ATPase subunit, whose amino-acid sequence MENHLTPRQIVEKLDQYIVGQDKAKRSVAIALRNRYRRGQLDEKLRDEVTPKNILMIGPTGVGKTEIARRLAKLVGAPFIKVEATKFTEVGYVGRDVESMVRDLVETSIRLVKEDRMKKVRGKAEENANKRIVQLLVPSKKKESSYKNPFEMLFSGQNQGASEQVDNSEEENLRDVRRRMEHQLALGELEDHYVTVEVEEQSGGFLDMFQGSGMEQMGLNMQDMLGNMVPKKKKKRKLTVREARKVLTEDEAQKLIDMDEVSQEAVSRAEQLGIIFIDEIDKVAGKGQQSTADVSREGVQRDILPIVEGSTVVTKYGPVKTDHVLFIAAGAFHLAKPSDLIPELQGRFPIRVELANLTEADFVRILVEPNNALIKQYQALLATEGIQVIFSDDAIKRIAKIATEVNQDTENIGARRLHTILEKLLEDLSFEAPDINLAEITITPTYVDDKLATIAKNRDLSQYIL is encoded by the coding sequence ATGGAAAATCATTTAACACCTCGGCAAATTGTTGAAAAATTAGATCAGTACATCGTTGGTCAAGATAAAGCGAAACGTTCTGTTGCAATAGCTCTCCGTAATCGTTATCGCCGTGGTCAATTAGACGAAAAACTAAGAGATGAAGTTACGCCAAAAAATATATTAATGATTGGGCCAACTGGAGTTGGTAAAACGGAAATTGCTCGGAGATTAGCTAAACTTGTAGGTGCTCCGTTTATTAAGGTAGAGGCGACAAAGTTTACCGAAGTAGGTTATGTTGGTAGAGATGTGGAATCAATGGTTCGTGACTTAGTTGAGACATCAATCCGCCTAGTTAAAGAAGATCGAATGAAAAAGGTAAGAGGAAAAGCAGAAGAAAATGCTAATAAACGTATAGTACAACTGTTAGTGCCATCAAAAAAGAAAGAAAGCTCTTATAAAAACCCATTTGAAATGCTTTTCAGCGGACAAAATCAAGGAGCTTCAGAACAAGTTGATAACAGCGAAGAAGAAAATCTTAGAGATGTGCGTAGAAGGATGGAACACCAACTTGCTTTAGGTGAGTTAGAGGATCATTATGTTACAGTTGAAGTAGAAGAACAATCGGGTGGATTTTTAGATATGTTTCAGGGTTCTGGTATGGAACAAATGGGGTTAAACATGCAAGATATGCTTGGAAACATGGTGCCCAAAAAGAAGAAGAAGAGAAAGTTAACCGTTAGAGAAGCTCGTAAAGTATTAACAGAAGATGAAGCTCAAAAATTGATTGATATGGATGAAGTGTCACAAGAAGCTGTTTCAAGAGCTGAGCAATTGGGAATTATTTTTATAGATGAAATTGACAAAGTTGCAGGCAAAGGCCAACAGTCTACTGCGGATGTTTCGCGAGAAGGTGTTCAACGAGATATTTTACCAATCGTTGAGGGCTCTACCGTTGTCACGAAATATGGTCCGGTAAAAACTGACCATGTCTTGTTTATTGCAGCAGGAGCATTTCATTTAGCAAAGCCTTCTGATTTAATTCCTGAGCTACAAGGGCGCTTTCCAATTCGCGTAGAACTAGCTAATTTAACTGAAGCTGATTTTGTAAGGATATTAGTTGAGCCTAACAATGCATTAATTAAGCAATATCAAGCTTTACTCGCTACAGAAGGTATACAAGTGATATTTTCTGACGATGCTATTAAAAGAATTGCAAAAATTGCAACAGAAGTAAATCAAGACACTGAAAATATCGGGGCAAGAAGGCTGCATACAATCCTCGAAAAACTTTTAGAAGATTTATCATTTGAAGCACCGGATATAAATCTAGCGGAAATTACTATTACACCTACATATGTAGATGACAAACTAGCAACAATTGCGAAAAATCGTGATTTAAGCCAATACATTTTATAA
- the xerC gene encoding tyrosine recombinase XerC, giving the protein MSNQAIEIETFIRFLQVEKNFSPHTVYNYKKDIEHFSSFMKQHSINRYAAVSYVFVRLYLTEMYSLEYKRKTVARKISSLRSFYRFLMTEEVIKENPFSVATIPKQEMKLPTFLYEDELQELFTVSDITTPLGQRNQALLELLYATGIRVSECCSLRIQDLDLQIGTVSVMGKGRKERYIPVGSYALDALYTYINDGRVKLLNKANEKKSKTLFLNYRGDNLSRSGVRKILEQLVHKTATTFHITPHVLRHTFATHMLNEGADMRSVQELLGHTHLSSTQIYTHVTKEHLKHVYNNFHPRA; this is encoded by the coding sequence ATGTCAAATCAGGCTATAGAGATCGAAACATTTATTCGTTTTTTGCAGGTGGAGAAAAATTTTTCGCCCCATACTGTATACAATTATAAAAAGGATATAGAGCATTTCTCATCTTTCATGAAGCAGCATAGCATTAATCGTTACGCTGCTGTTTCTTATGTGTTTGTTAGGCTTTATTTAACTGAGATGTATTCCCTGGAATATAAAAGAAAAACGGTTGCACGGAAAATTTCGAGTTTAAGAAGTTTTTATAGATTTCTAATGACCGAAGAAGTTATTAAGGAAAACCCCTTTTCCGTTGCAACTATTCCTAAACAAGAAATGAAATTACCAACTTTTCTGTATGAAGATGAACTACAAGAGCTGTTTACTGTTTCAGACATTACGACACCTTTAGGTCAAAGAAATCAGGCTTTATTAGAATTATTGTATGCTACAGGAATTCGAGTTAGTGAGTGTTGTAGTCTACGAATTCAAGATTTAGATCTTCAAATCGGAACTGTTTCGGTAATGGGTAAAGGACGTAAAGAACGTTACATTCCAGTCGGAAGTTATGCATTAGATGCATTATATACATACATAAATGATGGTAGAGTAAAATTGTTGAATAAAGCAAATGAGAAAAAAAGCAAAACACTTTTTCTAAACTATAGAGGTGACAATTTATCACGTAGCGGTGTAAGAAAGATTTTAGAACAACTTGTTCATAAAACAGCAACAACTTTCCATATTACTCCTCATGTACTCCGGCATACCTTTGCCACACACATGCTTAACGAAGGAGCTGATATGCGAAGTGTTCAAGAGTTACTTGGTCATACACATCTATCATCGACGCAAATATACACACATGTTACAAAAGAACATTTAAAACATGTGTATAATAACTTTCACCCTAGAGCTTAA
- the topA gene encoding type I DNA topoisomerase — translation MADYLVIVESPAKAKTIGKYLGKKYIVKASMGHVIDLPKSQMGVDVEENFHPKYITIRGKGPILKDLKAAAKKVKKIYLAADPDREGEAIAWHLAHSLKIDDKSDCRVVFNEITKQAIKDAFKTPRPINMDLVDAQQARRVLDRLVGYNISPLLWKKVKKGLSAGRVQSVAVKMIIDREKEVQSFVPEEYWSIVASFKAEKESFEAKFYGVDNKKTELKSESEVKEILGKLKDNFVVESVKKKERKRNPVLPFTTSSLQQEAARKLNFRAKKTMMIAQQLYEGIDIGKEGTVGLITYMRTDSTRVSEVAEQEANEYIQTHFGAEYLATDKRQVKKDKKSQDAHEAIRPTSIFKDPKFLKSYLSRDQLRLYKLIWERLVASLMAPAILDTMSVDINNNGVLFRATGSKIKFPGFMKVYIEGNDDGKKEEDRLLPHLEEGMSVTKETIEPNQHFTQPPPRYTEARLVKTMEELGIGRPSTYAPTLDTIQRRGYVALEDKRFIPTELGEIVLELINEFFQEILDVEFTAKMESDLDSIEEGQIKWVNIIDQFYKGFEKNLKIAEEEMKEVEIKDEPAGEDCELCSHEMVYKMGRYGKFMACSNFPNCRNTKAIVKDIGVKCPSCHEGNIVERKSKKRRTFYGCDRYPSCEFISWDKPIARPCPKCNEMLVEKKTKKGVNVQCIKCDYQEEAN, via the coding sequence ATGGCAGATTACTTAGTGATCGTTGAATCTCCCGCTAAAGCAAAAACAATTGGTAAATATTTAGGGAAAAAATATATTGTAAAAGCTTCTATGGGGCATGTCATTGATTTACCAAAAAGTCAAATGGGTGTTGACGTTGAAGAAAATTTCCATCCTAAATATATTACAATTCGCGGAAAAGGGCCAATTTTAAAAGATTTAAAAGCTGCTGCAAAAAAAGTAAAGAAAATTTATTTAGCGGCTGACCCTGATCGTGAAGGAGAAGCAATTGCTTGGCACTTAGCACACAGTTTAAAAATTGATGATAAATCAGACTGTAGAGTAGTTTTCAACGAAATAACGAAGCAAGCGATTAAAGACGCATTTAAAACACCCCGACCTATAAATATGGATTTAGTTGACGCGCAACAAGCCAGGCGAGTTCTTGACCGCTTAGTTGGTTACAATATTAGCCCTTTATTATGGAAAAAAGTGAAAAAGGGATTAAGTGCAGGAAGGGTTCAATCTGTTGCGGTTAAGATGATTATAGATCGTGAAAAGGAAGTTCAATCGTTTGTACCAGAAGAATATTGGTCGATAGTCGCTTCATTCAAAGCGGAAAAAGAAAGCTTTGAAGCGAAGTTCTATGGTGTAGATAACAAAAAAACAGAATTAAAGTCTGAGTCAGAAGTGAAAGAAATATTGGGCAAGCTAAAAGATAACTTCGTTGTTGAAAGCGTTAAAAAGAAGGAAAGAAAACGTAATCCAGTTTTACCTTTTACAACTTCGTCCCTTCAACAAGAGGCTGCTAGAAAATTAAATTTTAGGGCTAAGAAAACAATGATGATTGCTCAGCAACTTTATGAAGGTATTGATATTGGCAAAGAAGGAACTGTAGGTTTAATTACATATATGAGGACAGACTCTACGAGAGTTTCTGAAGTAGCTGAGCAAGAAGCGAACGAGTATATTCAAACTCACTTTGGAGCGGAGTACTTAGCTACGGACAAACGCCAAGTAAAAAAAGATAAAAAATCACAAGATGCTCATGAAGCAATTAGACCTACTTCGATTTTTAAAGACCCAAAATTTTTGAAAAGTTATTTAAGTAGAGACCAACTACGCCTTTATAAGCTAATTTGGGAACGCTTAGTGGCTAGTCTAATGGCGCCAGCAATTCTTGATACAATGAGTGTAGATATTAATAATAATGGAGTACTCTTTAGAGCAACAGGCTCAAAAATAAAATTTCCTGGATTTATGAAAGTTTATATTGAGGGTAATGATGACGGTAAAAAAGAAGAAGATCGCCTGTTACCTCATTTAGAGGAAGGGATGTCTGTTACAAAAGAAACGATTGAACCTAATCAACACTTTACGCAGCCGCCACCTCGATATACTGAAGCAAGGCTTGTAAAGACGATGGAAGAATTAGGAATTGGCAGGCCTTCAACTTATGCGCCGACGTTAGATACAATTCAACGTCGAGGTTATGTTGCTCTTGAAGATAAGCGATTTATCCCAACTGAATTAGGGGAAATCGTATTAGAATTGATCAACGAATTTTTCCAGGAAATTTTAGACGTTGAATTTACTGCGAAAATGGAAAGTGACCTAGATTCGATCGAAGAAGGACAAATAAAATGGGTCAACATAATCGATCAGTTCTACAAAGGTTTTGAGAAAAATCTGAAAATAGCTGAAGAAGAAATGAAAGAAGTCGAAATAAAAGATGAACCAGCTGGTGAGGATTGTGAACTTTGCAGTCATGAAATGGTCTATAAAATGGGAAGATACGGGAAATTTATGGCTTGTTCTAATTTCCCGAATTGCCGCAACACGAAAGCGATTGTAAAAGATATTGGCGTTAAATGTCCTTCATGTCATGAGGGGAATATTGTTGAAAGAAAAAGTAAAAAACGGCGAACGTTTTATGGTTGTGATAGATACCCTAGTTGTGAATTTATTTCTTGGGATAAACCTATTGCTAGGCCGTGTCCAAAGTGTAATGAAATGCTAGTAGAGAAAAAGACGAAAAAAGGCGTCAATGTTCAATGTATTAAATGTGATTACCAAGAAGAAGCAAATTAA
- the flgB gene encoding flagellar basal body rod protein FlgB: protein MKIFSNPSQQLLEQSLNAASLRQKTISQNIANVDTPNYKAKKTIFKHQLDKALEGQRLSAYRTDDRHIPFGGKVSTSPAVVVSRKDTMFNHNGNNVDIEHEMSEMAKNQIYYNAMIERLNGRFNSLKTVIGGGK from the coding sequence ATGAAAATTTTCTCTAATCCTAGCCAACAATTACTTGAGCAATCATTAAATGCTGCTTCTCTGCGTCAAAAAACGATTTCTCAAAATATAGCAAACGTTGACACGCCAAACTATAAAGCAAAGAAAACTATTTTTAAGCACCAATTAGACAAGGCTCTAGAAGGTCAACGCCTTAGTGCTTATCGTACTGATGATCGCCATATTCCGTTCGGTGGAAAGGTAAGTACCTCCCCAGCAGTAGTTGTCTCACGTAAAGATACGATGTTTAACCATAATGGTAATAATGTTGATATCGAGCATGAAATGTCTGAAATGGCAAAAAACCAAATATATTATAATGCAATGATTGAGAGATTAAATGGTAGATTTAATAGTCTTAAGACTGTTATTGGAGGAGGGAAATAA
- the trmFO gene encoding FADH(2)-oxidizing methylenetetrahydrofolate--tRNA-(uracil(54)-C(5))-methyltransferase TrmFO, translating to MTERCVNVIGAGLAGSEAAWQIASQGIPVKLYEMRPVKQTPAHHTDKFAELVCSNSLRSNALSNAVGVLKEEMRHLQSVIIRSADDCAVPAGGALAVDRHEFANLVTEWVKNHPLVEVITEEVTEIPEGPTVIASGPLTSEKLSNHLKELTGQDYLYFYDAAAPILEVDSINMDKVYLKSRYDKGEAAYLNCPMNEEEFNRFYEALIAAETVPLKEFEKEIFFEGCMPIEVLARRGKKTLLFGPMKPVGLEDPKTDKRPFAVVQLRQDNQSGTLYNIVGFQTHLKWGPQKEVLQLIPGLENVEVVRYGVMHRNTFINSPKLLLPTYQFKGRQDLFFAGQITGVEGYVESAAAGLLAGLNAARLVLGKELVVFPVETVLGSMANYITTANEKNFQPMNANFGLLPTMEPRVKNKQERYEKLAMRAIGTIQNFMKKM from the coding sequence TTGACTGAAAGATGCGTAAATGTAATTGGTGCTGGCTTAGCAGGAAGTGAAGCCGCTTGGCAAATAGCAAGTCAAGGAATACCAGTTAAATTATATGAGATGAGGCCAGTGAAGCAAACTCCGGCTCATCATACGGATAAATTTGCAGAGTTAGTGTGTAGTAATTCGTTACGATCCAATGCATTATCTAATGCAGTTGGTGTTCTAAAAGAAGAAATGAGACATTTACAATCTGTGATCATACGTTCAGCTGATGATTGTGCAGTCCCAGCAGGTGGAGCACTTGCCGTAGACCGTCATGAGTTTGCAAATCTCGTTACCGAGTGGGTGAAAAATCACCCATTAGTTGAAGTAATTACTGAAGAGGTAACTGAAATTCCTGAAGGGCCAACGGTTATTGCATCCGGTCCACTAACTTCAGAAAAGTTGTCCAATCATCTAAAAGAGCTTACAGGTCAAGACTACTTATATTTTTATGATGCTGCAGCGCCAATTTTAGAAGTAGATAGTATTAATATGGACAAAGTTTATTTAAAATCAAGATATGACAAAGGTGAAGCGGCTTATTTAAATTGTCCGATGAACGAAGAAGAATTTAATCGTTTTTATGAAGCTTTAATAGCTGCTGAAACTGTTCCTTTAAAAGAGTTTGAAAAAGAAATCTTTTTTGAAGGGTGTATGCCAATAGAAGTGTTAGCCCGTAGAGGTAAAAAAACGTTGCTGTTTGGACCGATGAAGCCTGTAGGACTTGAAGATCCAAAAACAGATAAACGTCCTTTTGCTGTTGTACAACTTAGGCAGGATAACCAATCGGGAACCCTTTATAATATTGTTGGGTTTCAAACTCATTTAAAGTGGGGCCCTCAAAAAGAAGTGCTCCAGTTAATCCCAGGCCTTGAAAATGTAGAAGTAGTTCGTTATGGAGTCATGCATCGAAACACGTTTATTAATTCACCTAAGCTACTATTACCTACTTACCAATTTAAAGGTAGGCAAGATTTATTTTTCGCTGGGCAAATCACAGGTGTTGAAGGTTACGTAGAATCAGCGGCCGCTGGGTTATTGGCTGGTTTGAATGCGGCAAGACTTGTTCTAGGGAAAGAATTAGTTGTATTTCCAGTTGAAACAGTACTTGGAAGCATGGCAAACTATATTACAACGGCAAACGAGAAAAATTTTCAACCTATGAATGCTAACTTTGGACTATTACCAACGATGGAACCTCGCGTAAAAAATAAACAAGAGCGCTATGAAAAGTTAGCGATGAGAGCGATTGGCACAATTCAGAATTTTATGAAAAAAATGTAA